The sequence TTTTTCTGCAATTAATGTGCATTCTTGTAAAGTAAATGTCACCTCACCTCTTAATCTACGATATATAGCATCTTTTTCAATAAGGAGGATGTCCATAAGTTTATTGACAAGCTCAGAACTTTTTGAAAATTTTCTTTTAATCTCTTCAATAAATCGATCATTGGCTGAAGTTGATTTCATTATATTGTATATTAAAAAACTACTTTTTGTTAAACGCGCAGTAAAAATAATCAAGAAATAAAGGATTACAAGAATTTTAAAATAAAAAAGAAGGTTACAACTTTTACTATTATAGTAAATGCCGATATATTAGTTGAAATAATTACGTAAAATAAATGATTTAATTTCCATACTTTCATGAAAATTAATAAATTCATTACGAATTAAGAAAATAGAATTTTAGGATTTAAAATATGTAACTCCATTAAGCATTCGATATCCTATCGATAACCTGATTCTTGCGGGCTAATGGTGTTCCTGTAACTTCTATCGTTTCTATTCCAAAATCCCATATCCAATCAGTAAGCAACTCATTTATCTGATTTCTAAGTTCCGGTAATTCTGATTCGGGACATGATATTACATCCGGACTTTCAATAGGTACAAATACAAGCAGGTCGATTTCGGTCATGATGAGTTCAACCTTACTGTATAATGATTGAATATTTCCATGTCCGCCAATCGCTTCAATATATGCCATTATATCAATTGGGCACCTGTCGAAAATTACATTTCCATTGTTCCTTGAAATCTGTTTGATTGAATGCATTAATTGAGCTAGATAATCTTCGACAACAGGTATTTCGTAAAATAGATGTCCCGATTCTTCCAGTTCATAGTAAGGCTCTGGTATATGTTCGTAATCAGGAAGGGATTCGAGTAAATTTTCAATTAATGTTGTTTTCCCAACTCTATGTGCTCCTGTTATTGCTAATTTCATATTGATAAAGTTATATATACTACTAAAAACCTGTTCCTTTGCTTTGATATTCTTTTTTGATAACAACCATATACAGATAATGGAACTTTGAGTCTTTCATTCAGGAGCAAATTTAAATGA comes from Bacteroidales bacterium and encodes:
- a CDS encoding ATP-binding protein, with translation MKLAITGAHRVGKTTLIENLLESLPDYEHIPEPYYELEESGHLFYEIPVVEDYLAQLMHSIKQISRNNGNVIFDRCPIDIMAYIEAIGGHGNIQSLYSKVELIMTEIDLLVFVPIESPDVISCPESELPELRNQINELLTDWIWDFGIETIEVTGTPLARKNQVIDRISNA